Sequence from the Microbacterium sp. 1.5R genome:
CTGGCCACCGCAGAGCTGTTCGCGCTGATCTTCGCGCGCTCAGCGAGCCCGATCCTCGCGGTCGGCGGTTTCGTGATCGACATCGTGCCGCAGCCCTTCAAGGAATTCGCGATCGCGACCTTCGGCGAGTACGACAAGATCGCGCTGCTGGTCGGTCTCGGTCTCGCGGTGGTGATCGCGTCGGCGATCGCCGGAATCCTTCAGCTGCTCCGTCCCCCGCTCGGCGTGATCGCCCTGGTGGTCGCGGGCGCGCTCTCCACCGCGGCGATCGTGACGAGGGCGGGAGTCACGCCCCTCGCCTTCCTGCCTCCCGTGCTCGGCACCATCGCAGGGTCGATCCTGATGGTGCTCCTGATCCGCCGTCTGAAGACGTGGAGGGCCTCGGCGGTTCCCGCCGTGATGACCGACCGCAAGGGCGAGGGTCTCGCCGCGACCGGCACCGGGACGGTGGGCCAGGATGCCGCGCAGCCGCCGAAGGATCTGGGGCGTCGGCAGTTCTTCATCCTCGCCGGGATCGCGAGCGTCTCGGCGGTCGTCGTCGGCATCGCGTCGCGCACGGTGAGCATGACGGTCGCCTCCGTGGCGTCGATCCGGGAGGCGCTGAAGCTCCCGGCGCCGAAGTCGACGGTCACGGTGCCGAAGGGCGCCGAGCTCGACATCCCGGGCCTGAGCAAGCTGTTCACCCCGAACAAGGACTTCTACCGCGTCGACACCGCGCTGACCGTGCCCACGATCGACCCCAGCACCTGGCGTCTCGTGATCGACGGCATGGTCGATCAGCGCGTCGAGATGAGCTTCCAGGACCTCCTCGACATGGGGCTCGACGAGTATGCGATCACCCTCACCTGCGTCTCGAACGAGGTGGGCGGCGACCTCGTCGGCAATGCGAAGTGGCTCGGCGTCCCGCTGCGCGATGTTCTCAAGAAGGCAGGGGTGAAGTCCGGAGCCGACATGGTGCTGTCGAAGAGCGTCGACGGATACACCGCGAGCACGCCGCTGTCGGCGCTGACCGACGACAACCTCGATGCGATCCTCGCGGTGGGCATGAACGGCGAGCCGCTGCCGCTCGAGCACGGGTTCCCGGTGCGCATGGTCGTTCCCGGTCTCTACGGCTACGTCTCGGCGACGAAGTGGCTGACCGAGCTCAAGGTGACGACGTTCGACAAGGACGAGGCCTACTGGACCCCGCGTGGATACAGCGCCGAGGCGCCGATCAAGTTCGCCTCGCGCGTCGACACTCCCAAGGTCGGCGAGGCGGTCAAGGCCGGCCGCATCCCGATCGCGGGCGTCGCGTGGGCGCAGTCGGTCGGCATCGAGCGGGTCGAGGTGCGCATCGATGAGGGCGACTGGATGCCGGCGACGCTGTCGGCACCGATCAACGAGGACACCTGGGTGCAGTGGTTCATGGAGTGGGATGCCACGCCGGGCACGCACTACGTGGCCGTGCGAGCCATCAACAAGAACGGCGACCTGCAGATCGAAGAGCGGGCGCCGATCGCGCCGAACGGTTCGTCGGGGTGGCAGCGGTCGCTGATCCGCGTCGCCTGATGCCGGTGCGTGACCCCGGGTCTCGCCCTAGTGTGGGAGCCATGACGTCGCTCCCCGCCTGCGTGATCACTGTCTCGGATCGATCCTTCGCGGGTGAACGCGAAGACAGGGGAGGGCCGATCGCGGTCGGGCTGCTGCGGGATGCCGGGTGGCACTGCCCGGATGCCGAGGTCATCGCCGACGGCGCCACCTCGGTCGCGGATGCGCTGCGCCGAGCGGTGGCCCGCGGCGTGAGGCTGATCGTGACGACCGGGGGGACCGGCGTCAGTCCGCGCGATGAGACGCCGGAGGGCACCCGTCGGGTGATCACCCGCGAGGTGCCCGGCATCGCCGAGGAACTGCGCCGCAGCGGCCTCGCCGACACCCCGCTGTCCGTGCTCTCTCGTGGCGTGGCGGGCATCGTCGAACCGGCCGGATCGCTCGTGGTGAATCTTCCCGGGTCGCCCCGGGCCGTGGCATCCGGTGTTCCCGTCGTGCTCACCGTCGCCAGACACGTCGTCGACCAGGTCGAGGGCGGTGATCACTCGTGAACGAGGTGCGGATCGCAGCGATCTCGGAGGAGAAGCTCGACGTCGACGCGCATCTCGCTGCGGTGGACGACCCGGCCCTGGGCGGGGTCACGACCTTCATCGGGCGCGTGCGCGACAACGACCCCGATGCGACGACCCCGGTGGTCGGGCTCGAATACAGCTCGCACCCCGATGCGGAGCCGACGCTGCGACGCATCGCCGAGGAGGCGGCAGCGGATGCCGTCGGCGACGCCAGGGTCGTGGTCGCCGTGAGCCACCGAATCGGTCGCCTCGACGTCGGGGATGCGGCCGTGGTCATCGCGGTCGCGGCAGAGCATCGTGCTGAGGCCTTCGAGGTGTGCCGCGCGGTCATCGAGGACATCAAGACGTCGCTGCCGGTGTGGAAGCGCCAGGTCGAGTCGGACGGCTCGACCTCGTGGAAGGGCATCGGCGGCTGAGTCGAGTCGCGGCTGCTTCACGCGGCCATTCGCGCTTCTGAAGGCCGTTTTCGGCATCCGCGTCCTTCTGACGCGCAGATCGCCGCACGAAGCGCACGCCCCGCGGGCATCGCTTCGCCTGCGGCCTATCCCCCGGCGAACGGGGGAAGCACGTCGATCAGCTGGGCGTCGTCGAGCGGACGGTCGTCATCGCTGCGCACACCGTCGACCATGACCGCGCACCGCGGAAGGATGTCGGCGAGCGCCGGATGGTCGGCGACGACGGCGGCGCGCAGCTGCTCGAGCGAGTGCTCGCCGCGGTCCTCGGCGTCGGTGCCCGCGGCCTCGGCGGCCGCAGCGAAATAGCGGACGCGGGTGGTCACAGGGTCTCTCCCTCGCGCACCCAGTCGCCCGAGCGCCCGCCCGACTTCGCGACGATGCGCACGTCTTCGATCACGACCGAGCGGTCGAGGCCCTTGATCATGTCGACGATCGCGAGGGCACTCACCGAGACCGCTGTGAGGGCCTCCATCTCGACGCCGGTGCGGTCGGCAGTGCCGACGGTCGCCTCGACGTGCACGCCGTCGTCGACGATGTCGAGTTCGACCGACGCGCGGTGCACGCCGATCACGTGGGCGAGGGGCAGCAGAGCGGGTGTCGACTTGGCGGCCTGGATGCCGGCGATGCGGGCGACCGCGAGAACGTCGCCCTTGGGTGCGGTGCCGTCGCGCAGGGCAGCGATGACTTCGGCGCCGCAGCGCACGAATCCGCGCGCGGTGGCGGTGCGGACCGTCGGCTGCTTGCCGGTCACATCGACCATGTGGGCGTGGCCGGCCGAATCGAGATGCGTGAAGCTCATCCGACCAGCATGACATCGATCGCATCGCCCACGGCGACGGCCTCGACCTCAGCGGGCACGACGGCGAACGCGTGGGCGCGGGCGAGTCCGCCGGCCAGGTGCGATCCCGAGCCGCCCGAGGTCGCCGGGCGCACGGTCCTGTTCACGAGGTCGACGACGGCGGGCAGGTACTGACGGCGTCCCGGCGGGGTGGTCCACGCGGCATCCGCGGTGAAGGATGCGCGCGGGCGGTGGATCTCGGAGCGACCCTGCAGCGCCAGCAGCGCGGGGCGCACGAACACCTCGAACGACACCGCCACGCTCACGGGGTTTCCGGGAAGACCGAACACCAGAGTGCCGGCGTCGAGCACGCCGAACGCCTGCGGCTTGCCCGGCTGCATCGCGACGCTCGCGAACTCGACCTCGCCGTGTCCGTCGAACGCGCCGCGCACGGGCTCGTACGCACCGGCGCTCACGCCGCCGGTGAACACGATCACGTCAGCGCCGCGTTCTACGGCGGTCGCCGTGACGGTGCGCACGGCATCGGCGTCATCCGCGACGCGGGCGACGAGCACGACCTCGGCGTCGGCATCGGCGACGAGGAGCTCGAGCAGCGGACCGTTGGAATCGGGGATGCGGCCGCGCGCTGCGGGCTCGCCCGGCTCGAGCAGCTCACTGCCGGTCGATACGACGGCCACCCGGGGTGCGCGTGTCACCGTCACGCTCTCGACCCCGGCGGCGACGGCAGCGGACAGCTGGAACGCTCCGAGGCGCTCGCCGGCGAGCACCACTGCGTCACCGGCGCGCAGGTCGGCGCCGCGACGGCGGATGAACGCTCCTGCGGTCGACGGTGCGCGCAGCACCCGCACCTCGCCCAGCGAATCGGCGAGACCGCCGACGGTGTCCTCGAAAGGCACGATCGCGTCCGCCGCCGTCGGGGCGGGCGAGCCGGTCATGATGCGTGCCGCCTCGCCGGCTCCGAGTGCCGGGTCGTCCGACACCCCGGCGGGCAGATCTGCGACGACGCGGAGCACGACAGGGCTCTCGTCGGATGCCGAGGCGACATCCGCTGCCCGCACGGCGAAGCCGTCCATCGCGGAGTTGTCGAAGAGCGGGATGTCGTGCGCCGCCGTCGCAGGCTCTGCGAGCGTGCGCTGGGCCGCGTCCCGGATCGCCCGTGCCTCGGCGGGCAGTGCGCGTACGGCATCCAGCACCCGCGCGAGCTGATCCTCGACGGATCGGCGGCCGCCGCCCTCGGCGCTCATGCCGACACCGCCGAACGGATGGCGATCTCGTGCTGTCTCGAGGTGAGGGAGTCGATCATCGCGAGCCGGCCGAGCAGCGGCTCGCCCGCGCCGGTGATGAGCTTCACGACCTCGCCCGCCAGCATCCCGCCCACCTGCACGCACAGGGCCCCGAGCACGCCGACCTGCGCGCAGCTGGGCGGCTCGCCCTCGGTGCCGAGCGGGAAGAGATCGGTGAGCACCACGGGCGTGTGGCCTTCGGGGGGATTCGACCAGAACACGGTGGCCTGCGCGTGCCACTCCTGCACGGCACCCCACACGAGCGGGATGCCGAGGGTCTCGGTCGCAGCGGCGACGTCGCGGCGGGTCGCGAAGGAGTCGCTCGTGTCGACCACGATGTCGGCCCCGGCGAACAGGCGCTCGGCGTTCTCGGAGTCGAGTCGCTCGGAGGCCGTCACGACCTCCGCACCCGGTGACAGTGCGCTGATCGCGCGCGCCGCCGAAACGGTCTTGGGGCGGCCGATGTCCTCGACACGGTGAGCGAGCTGGCGCTGCAGATTGGTCAGCTCCACGATGTCGTCGTCGATCACCGTGATGCTGCCGATTCCTGCCGCGGCCAGTGCGAGGAGCACGGGGGAGCCGATGCCGCCGGCGCCGACCACGGTGACGTGGGCCGCGGCGAGACGGCGCTGCCCCTCCTCTCCGATGCCCGTGAGCACCGCGTGCCTGGCGGTGCGGACGAGTTCGGCCGGGTCGAGGGCGGGCGCGGGAGCGACGAGCGGCTGCATTGCACCAGGCTATGCCCGGGGTGCGCGATTGCGGCGGGGGCGAGGGGATTCGTCCGGAGTTCGCAGCGAACGGATGCCGATCGAGCGTGTTGCTTCCGTGAATGCGGTGATTTTTGGTTTCAGCATCCGCGTCTGCGGTAGTGTTCACCCATGCAGAGCTTTCGGATCGCCCGCGCAGCACAGCTGCTCGGAGTGAGCGATGACACGGTGCGGCGCTGGATCGATCAGGGCCTGCTGCCGACGACGGATGCCGTCCCGGCCGAGATCCCCGGTGACGCTCTCGCCGCCCGCGCTGTGGAGCTCGCCGAGGAGGCGCAGGCGTCGGATCATGCTCTCTCGAGCGCCCGCAACCGCTTCGTCGGCATCGTGACGCGCGTGCAGATCGACGGAGTCATGGCACAGGTAGATCTGCAGTCCGGACCCCATCGCGTCGTCTCGCTCATGTCGGCCGAGGCCGCCCGCGAGCTGAACCTGGAGGTCGGCTCGCTCGCCACCGCATCCGTCAAGGCGACCAACGTCGTCGTCGAAGTGCCGAAGGGCTGACATGAATCGCGCCCTGCGTCGCACCGTCGCGGTCGTCCTGGCCGCCGCCGCTCTCGCCCTCACAGGGTGCACCGCCGAAGCCCCGGCCCCTGCCAGCTCGGGAGATGCACCGGAGAGTGCCGTCAGCGGCGAGCTCACGGTGTACGCCGCCGCATCGCTGTCGGGCGCCTTCGACGAGATCGGTGCGGCCTTCACCGACGAGAACCCCGATGTGACGTTCAGCGGCGTCTACGACGGATCGTCGACGCTGGTCACCCAGCTGCGCGAGGGCGCTCCGGCCGACGTCTTCGCCTCAGCCGACGAGGCGAACATGGACAAGCTCGAGGATGCCGCGGTCGACCCGACCCTGTTCGCCTCCAACACGCTCGTGATCGCCGTTCCCTCGGGCAATCCGGGTCGCGTCGAGGCCCTCGCCGATCTGGGCGACGTCACCACCGTGCTGTGCGCCCCCGAGGTGCCGTGCGGCGCCGCCTCGGCGACGCTGCTCTCGAACGCCGGCGTCGCGGTCGACGCCGCGAGCCTCGAGCAGAACGTCACCGCCGTGCTCACCAAGGTCGCAGCCGGTGAGGCGGATGCGGGCCTCGTCTACGCCACCGACGTCGTCGGTCGCGACGATGTCGAGGTGATCGTGCCCGACGGTGCCGACGACGTCGTCAACCGCTATCCGATCGCGACGCTGTCGGAGGCATCGAACTCTGCGGCCGCCGACGCGTTCGTCGCGTTCGTGCTGTCGGATGATGGCCAGAGCATCCTGGCCGACTTCGGCTTCGGAGCGCCGTGACCGCGGCCGCTTCACACGGATACGCGCCGCGTGCCCTGGCCATCCCGGCCCTGATCGGTCTCGCGTTCCTCATCCTCCCGCTCGCGGCGCTCGTCGCCCGTGTCGAGTGGTCGACCTTCATCACCGACGTGACGTCGGAGTCCGCGCGCTCGGCTCTGCTCCTGTCGCTCGGCACCGGCCTCGTCGCCACTCTGCTGTGCATCGTGATCGGCGTGCCGCTGGCGTTGACGATCGCCCGCTCCGGGCCCCGCCTGGCCGCCGTGCTGCGGGCCGCTGTCACGGTGCCGCTCGTGCTGCCGCCGATGGTCGGCGGTGTCGCCCTGCTCTACCTGTTCGGGCGGGCGGGGTGGTTCGGCGGTCTCGGGATCTCCTTCAGCACGCCGGCCGTCGTGCTTGCGCAGACCTTCGTGGCGCTGCCGTTCCTCGTGCTGGCGGTCGAAGGGGCTGTGCGCACCTCCGGTGTCGAGTACGAGCGGACAGCCGCCGCGCTCGGAGCCGGCCGCTGGACGATCCTGCGCCGCATCACGCTGCCGCTCGCGGCGCCCGGGATCGTCGCGGGCGTGGTGCTGTGCTTCGCCCGGGCCATCGGCGAGTTCGGCGCGACGGCACTCTTCGCGGGCAACCGCCCCGGCGTCACGCAGACCATGCCCCTGGCGATCTACACGGCCTTCAACGGCGCAGGCGTCACCCAGGGGGCCGCGGTCGCCCTCGCGCTGCTGCTGCTCGCCACGGCGATCCTCGTGCTGCTGCTCGTGCGCGGCTGGCGGCCGGGGGCGGCGCGATGAGCGCGCCTGCTGTCGCCGGGCTGCGCGCCCGCGTGGTCGTGCCGCGAGAGCACTTCACCGTCGATGTCTCGCTGCAGGTGGAGACCCGCGAGACGGTCGCCGTGATGGGACCCAGCGGAGCGGGCAAGTCGACGCTGCTGCAGGCGCTCGCCGGACTCGAGCCGCTGGGCGGGGGCGAGATCGCCGTCGAGGGCCGGGTCGTCGACCGGGTCGCGAAGCCGCGGGTGAGGACCGAGCCGATGCGCCGCGGGGTCGTGCTGCTCGGGCAGAAGCCCCGGCTGTTCCCGCATCTGTCGGCGCGCGAGAACGTGGCGTTCGGGCCACGGGCGGCGGGCACTGACGCCCGCGCGGCGCGGGCGGGGGCCGACGATTGGCTCGCACGGGTCGGACTCCCCGGCTCCGGAGAGCGGATGCCGCACGAGCTCTCCGGCGGTGAGCAGCAACGGGTCGCGGTCGCTCGCGCGCTCGCCGCATCCCCTCGCGTCGTACTGCTCGACGAGCCACTCGTTGCCCTCGACCCCGAGACGGCCGGCGACATCAGGCGGATGCTGCGCGACCAGCTCATCTCGACCACGACCGTCGCGGTCACGCACGATGCCGCGGATGCCGTCGCGCTCGCCGACCGGCTGATCGTCGTCGAGGCTGGTCGCGTGACGCAGGTGGGCCCGGTGCGCGAGGTGCTCGCCGCCCCGGCATCCGGTTTCGTCGCGTCGATCGCCGGGGTCAACCGCCTGGTCGGGGTCGCGAGTGGGGGAGCATGGCGCAGCGGCGACGCGCGGTTGACCAGCGCCCATCCTGCATCGCGTGCTCTCGCCGCGACGGACGGCGTTGCGCTCGCCGCGGTCTTCCGCCCGGGCGACGTGCGGGTCGCCGAGGCAGGCCCGGAGTCGTGGCCGGCTGCGGTGACGCGCATCGAGCCCACGCTGGGAGGCGTGCGCGTGCACACCGATGCAGGCGCGATCGACCTGTCGCTGGATGCTGCCGGAGGCGTGGCGGTCGGCGATCGGATTCGGCTGCGGGTGGACCCGGCGCTGGTGCGGTTCGTCGCAGTTCCGTGCGCTGAGCTCGCCCGATGACTGGTGAACTCCCGGCCGAATCTCCAGCCAGGTGGCCTGGGCGAGCGCCGCGCGTCCCGAAAGGACCTGGCAATATGCCGGTCGTCGCGCCCGCATGGGCCGCGCGACGCGGGGCGCGGGTAGTCTCGGAACATGTCGGGGAGAGGGAAACTGCGATGACGGCCGTGCCGGTCGTGATCGGTGTGCGCTCGCCGCATCCCGTGGTCGCCACAGACCCCGCGCCCGCGTCGCAGGGACTCGTCGACACCCACGGGCGCGTGCACCGCGACCTGCGCATCTCGCTGACCGACCGCTGCTCGCTGCGCTGCACCTACTGCATGCCCGAGCAGGGAAACGAATGGCTGGCGCGCACCAGCATCCTGTCGACCGACGAGATCGTCGAAGTGGCGCAGGTCGCCGCGTCGCTCGGCATCCGCACCTTCCGGCTCACCGGCGGTGAGCCGCTGCTGCGTGCCGACATCGTCGACGTCGTGCGCCGTGTCTCGGCGATCGAGGGGGACGAAGGCCCTGTCGAGGTCGCCATGACGACGAACGGCATCACGCTCGCGAAGCACCTGCCCGACCTGATCGACGCCGGCCTCACGCGACTGAACATCAGCATCGACACGGTCGATCGTCAGCGCTTCGCCGACCTCACGCGTCGAGACCGCATCGACGACGTGTTCGAGGGCATCGCGGCAGCGGCGGCATCCGAACTGCGCCCGCTCAAACTCAACACGGTCGCTATGCGCGGCGTCAACGACGACGAGCTGCCCGACCTGGTCGCGTTCGCGATGGAGGTCGGCGCGCAGTTGCGCTTCATCGAGCAGATGCCGCTCGACGCCGGGCACACCTGGGATCGCGATTCGATGGTGACGCGCGAGGAGATCCTCGAGAAGCTCAGCGCGCGGTGGGATCTGGAGCCGGTTCCCGGCCGCGGCGGTGCGCCGGCGGAGAAATGGCGCATCGACGGCGGACCGCACGAGGTCGGCGTCATCGCCTCGGTCACCGCCCCCTTCTGCGGCGCGTGCGACCGACTTCGACTGACCGCCGACGGACAACTGCGCAACTGCCTGTTCTCGAACGCGGAGTACGACCTGATCGGCGTGCTGCGCGGCGACGGAGCATCCGACTCCGCCCGGCGTGCTGGCGGGATCGCCGACATGCTGCGCTCCTGCGTGCACGGCAAGCTGCCGGGGCACGCGATCAACGACCCGTCATTCCTGCAGCCCGCCCGAGGCATGAACGCCATCGGCGGCTGAGTCAGCCCCGCTTCGCGTTCACAATTCAGCAGAGAACGTGCGTTCCGCGTGCTCAGGGCCTGAATCCGGCCCGATCCCGACCGCTGATGCTGAATTGTGAACGGCGAGAACGCGCGTCAGTCGAGGAACTCCCGCGCGGCGGCCGACAGTGCGGTGACGCCGACCTCGATCGTCGGGTGGATCTCGGGCGCGAAGAACGGCGAGTGGTTGGTCGGGATGTCCTTGTCGAGCGTGCCGGCGGCGGCGGATGCCGCGAACTTCGCCGCATCGATGCCGCCCCAGAACCAGAAGACCAGCGGCGCGCCGGTGTCGCGGGCGAACCACGACACGTCCTCGCTGCCGGTGAACATCCCGGGGTCGACGACCGACGCCTCGCCGAGCGCGCGCTGCAGGGCGGAGGTGACGCGCGCGGTGGCATCGGCGTCGTTGATCGTCGGCGGCAGGGTGTGGTCAGTGCGGATCTCGGGCTCGCGCTCGGCTCCGGATGCCGCCGCCTCGGCCCGCACGATGCGCTCGACGCTCGCGAGCACCTTGTCGCGCATCTCGTCGTTCGGATAGCGCAGGCTGAGCTCGAGCTTGGCCTCGGCCGGGATGATGTTGTTCTTGAGGCCCGCATGGATCGAGCCGACCGTCACCACTGCGACATCGCGCGGGTCGACCTCGCGCGATGCGATGGTCTGCAGCCGCATGACGGTCGCCGCGGCCATGACGACCGGGTCGATCGTGGAGTGCGGGCGTGAGCCGTGTCCGCCGCGTCCGTGCAGCACGACGGTGAGTCCGTCGGATGCCGCCATCTGCGTACCGGGGCGCACGCCGATGGTTCCGGCGGGCAGGGGAGTGACGTGCTGGCCGAGCACGACGTCGGGGTGCGGCACGAGATCGCGCAGTCCGGCGTCGAGCATGGCACGGGATCCGGCGCCGTACTCCTCGGCGGGCTGGATGAGCACGACCACGGTTCCCGACCAGTCGGCCTTCTCGGCGACGAGCTTCTCGACGGCGCCGATCATCGCCGTGACGTGCATGTCGTGGCCGCAGGCGTGCATGACGGGCACGGTGTTGCCGGCCGGATCGATGCCGGTCGCGGTGCTCGCGTACGCCAGCCCGGTCTCCTCGCCGACGGGCAGCGCGTCCATGTCGGCGCGCGCCCACACGACCGGGCCGTCGCCGTTGCGCAGGATGCCGACCACGCCGGTGACGCCGATGCCCTCGTGCACCTCGAGGCCGAGATCCCGCAGGTGGCCCGCGGCGATGCCGGCGGTGCGCGTCTCCTGGAACGAGAGCTCGGGATGCTGGTGCAGGTCGGTGTAGAGCGCTTCGAGGTCGATCGTCATGGCCCGAGCCTAGTCGCGGCGGTACGACTCCAGTGCCGGTCCTGGATGCAGTACGCCGTTGACGATCGACCGGATCGCGAACTCGCTCGCCTCGCCGAGGTCGAACACGTCGCGATGCAGCAGCCATTGCAGCTGCAGGCCATCCATCACGGCGAGGATGCTGGCGGCGGCCGTCGTGATCGTCGAGGGCTCGGTCACTCCCTCCTGCGCGCACAGGGCGTGGAAGGCATCCGTCACCTCGCGTCGCAGCGTCGTGTATCGCTCTTCGAAGTACTCGCGGCCGGGGTGGTTGTCGGTCACGGACTCCGATGAGAGCACGGTGTACGCCTGCACGATCCCGGGGCGCCGCTCGTTGGCGATGGCGGTGCGCACGAGGTGCAGGAAGAGCTCGGGTCCGCCGGGGATGTGCTTCTCGGCGAGCTCGGCGACGTCGGCCTGGTCGCGGTAGGCGAGCACCTCGAGCAGCAGCTTCTGCTTCGACCCGAAATGGTGCAGCACGCCGGCGTGGGTGATGCCCACCTGCTCGGCGACATCGGCGAGGGTGCCGTTGGTCGATCCCTTGTTGCCGAAGATCTCGACGGCGGCTTTGAGGATCTGCTCGCGCTTCTCGCGGGTGGCAGGCCGGACGGACGTGTGGGCGACAGCATCCTTCGACATGGTCCATCCTCTTCTGCACGGAATCCTGCACTGGATCGTACTTGCCAACTCTACTTACCAACGAGTAACCTCGCACCAGCTTACTTTCTCGCCAGTAAGCGAATGCAGTCGGATGCCCGGGCACCGACAGCCACACAGCACAACGACCCGTGCCCAAGGAGAAGCAATGAAGCTCAGAAAGTCCATGATCGCCGTCGCGGCGATCTCCGCCCTCGGCGTCTCGGCCCTCGCCGGCTGCGCAGCCGGCGGATCGAACGACGGTGACGCCGGATCCGGCGGCGCAGCACTGACGATCGCCAAGCCCGACGGTGCGATCACCACCGAGTCGAACAACCCCTACGTCGGCGACTCGTCGGCGTCGAAGTACGGCTACGGCAAGGTCATCTTCGAGACCCTCGGTCTCGTCAACCAGACCGGCGACCGCGAGGTCACCCCCTGGCTCGCCGAGAGCATCGAGTGGAACGACGACTACACGGCCCTCACCGTCGTGCCCCGCAAGGACGTCACCTGGAGCGACGGCGAGCCGTTCACCGCCGACGACATCGTCTTCACCTATGAGCTCGTGTCGACCCCCGAGCTCGACACCGCCGGCCTCAAGTTCGAGGGGGCGACCGTCGAGGGCGACGCCGTCACCCTGAACTTCGGCGAATCGAAGTACGTGAACCAGGCGCGCGTCCTGCACGTGCCGATCGTGCCGAAGCACATCTGGGAGAACCTCGACGAGCCGGCCACCGACCCCGTCAAGGGCGACGACCTGGTCGGCACCGGCCCCTACGCCCTGTCGAACTGGTCGACCGAGTCGGTCACGCTCGAGGCCCGCGACGACTACTGGGGCGGCGATCTCGCGGTTCCCGAGCTGCACTACGTCTCGTACGGCGACAACACCGCTCTGACGACGGCTCTCGCGCAGGGCGAGGCCGACTGGGCGCAGGCGTTCATCCCGCAGATCCAGGAGCAGTTCCTCGACGCCGACCCCGAGCACAACAAGTTCTTCGTCGCGCCGACCACGGGTTCGGCGACGCTGTTCATGAACCTGCAGCAGAAGCCGTTCGACGATGTGGCGTTCCGCCAGGCGCTCGCCTGGGTCATCGACCGCGACGCCTACGTCGACATCGCCCGTGAGGGCGCGAGCGAGCCGGTCTGGTCGGTGACCGGTCTGTCGTCGATCCTCGAGGACGAGATCCAGCCCGAGTTCCAGGGCGAGGAGTACTCGGTCGACGCCGAGAAGGCGCGCGACCTGCTCGAGAGCGCCGGATACACGTGGAAGGACGACGCGCTGATCGACCCCGACGGCACGCCCGTCTCGTTCACGCTCTCGGTGCCCTCGGGCTGGAGCGACTGGAACACCGCGCAGGAGCTCATCGCCGAAGACGTCACCGAGGCCATCGGCGCCGAGGTCAAGATCGACATGCCCGACTGGGGCGGCTGGGCAGGCCCCCGCGACGACGGCTCGTTCTCGGCCATCATCCACTGGCTGGAAGACAGCGGCACGGCATACGGCCTGTACACGTCGACGATGGACCCGCGCTGGATCTCGCCCGAGGGCATCGCCGGGTTCAACTTCGGACGCTTCGAAGACCCCGCGGCAACCGAGGCGCTCAACACCTACGCGAACGCGTCGTCCGATGAGGAGCGCACTGCGGCGATCACCACGCTCGAGCAGATCTTCGTCGAGCAGGTCCCGGCGATCCCGCTGGGCGCGCACCCGCTTCTCGGCGAGTACAACACCCGCAACTACGTCGGGTGGCCCTCGGAGGACGACCCGTACGCCTCGGGCGACCCGACGCAGCAGAACATCGTGCAGATCCTCACGAAGCTGAAGCCGGCCGAGTAAGCAGTCCCGGAGGGGCGGATGCAGCGGCATCCGCCCCTCCCACCGACCTCCCGAC
This genomic interval carries:
- the modA gene encoding molybdate ABC transporter substrate-binding protein; protein product: MNRALRRTVAVVLAAAALALTGCTAEAPAPASSGDAPESAVSGELTVYAAASLSGAFDEIGAAFTDENPDVTFSGVYDGSSTLVTQLREGAPADVFASADEANMDKLEDAAVDPTLFASNTLVIAVPSGNPGRVEALADLGDVTTVLCAPEVPCGAASATLLSNAGVAVDAASLEQNVTAVLTKVAAGEADAGLVYATDVVGRDDVEVIVPDGADDVVNRYPIATLSEASNSAAADAFVAFVLSDDGQSILADFGFGAP
- the modB gene encoding molybdate ABC transporter permease subunit, encoding MTAAASHGYAPRALAIPALIGLAFLILPLAALVARVEWSTFITDVTSESARSALLLSLGTGLVATLLCIVIGVPLALTIARSGPRLAAVLRAAVTVPLVLPPMVGGVALLYLFGRAGWFGGLGISFSTPAVVLAQTFVALPFLVLAVEGAVRTSGVEYERTAAALGAGRWTILRRITLPLAAPGIVAGVVLCFARAIGEFGATALFAGNRPGVTQTMPLAIYTAFNGAGVTQGAAVALALLLLATAILVLLLVRGWRPGAAR
- a CDS encoding sulfate/molybdate ABC transporter ATP-binding protein → MSAPAVAGLRARVVVPREHFTVDVSLQVETRETVAVMGPSGAGKSTLLQALAGLEPLGGGEIAVEGRVVDRVAKPRVRTEPMRRGVVLLGQKPRLFPHLSARENVAFGPRAAGTDARAARAGADDWLARVGLPGSGERMPHELSGGEQQRVAVARALAASPRVVLLDEPLVALDPETAGDIRRMLRDQLISTTTVAVTHDAADAVALADRLIVVEAGRVTQVGPVREVLAAPASGFVASIAGVNRLVGVASGGAWRSGDARLTSAHPASRALAATDGVALAAVFRPGDVRVAEAGPESWPAAVTRIEPTLGGVRVHTDAGAIDLSLDAAGGVAVGDRIRLRVDPALVRFVAVPCAELAR
- the moaA gene encoding GTP 3',8-cyclase MoaA, whose amino-acid sequence is MTAVPVVIGVRSPHPVVATDPAPASQGLVDTHGRVHRDLRISLTDRCSLRCTYCMPEQGNEWLARTSILSTDEIVEVAQVAASLGIRTFRLTGGEPLLRADIVDVVRRVSAIEGDEGPVEVAMTTNGITLAKHLPDLIDAGLTRLNISIDTVDRQRFADLTRRDRIDDVFEGIAAAAASELRPLKLNTVAMRGVNDDELPDLVAFAMEVGAQLRFIEQMPLDAGHTWDRDSMVTREEILEKLSARWDLEPVPGRGGAPAEKWRIDGGPHEVGVIASVTAPFCGACDRLRLTADGQLRNCLFSNAEYDLIGVLRGDGASDSARRAGGIADMLRSCVHGKLPGHAINDPSFLQPARGMNAIGG
- a CDS encoding amidohydrolase produces the protein MTIDLEALYTDLHQHPELSFQETRTAGIAAGHLRDLGLEVHEGIGVTGVVGILRNGDGPVVWARADMDALPVGEETGLAYASTATGIDPAGNTVPVMHACGHDMHVTAMIGAVEKLVAEKADWSGTVVVLIQPAEEYGAGSRAMLDAGLRDLVPHPDVVLGQHVTPLPAGTIGVRPGTQMAASDGLTVVLHGRGGHGSRPHSTIDPVVMAAATVMRLQTIASREVDPRDVAVVTVGSIHAGLKNNIIPAEAKLELSLRYPNDEMRDKVLASVERIVRAEAAASGAEREPEIRTDHTLPPTINDADATARVTSALQRALGEASVVDPGMFTGSEDVSWFARDTGAPLVFWFWGGIDAAKFAASAAAGTLDKDIPTNHSPFFAPEIHPTIEVGVTALSAAAREFLD
- a CDS encoding TetR/AcrR family transcriptional regulator, whose protein sequence is MSKDAVAHTSVRPATREKREQILKAAVEIFGNKGSTNGTLADVAEQVGITHAGVLHHFGSKQKLLLEVLAYRDQADVAELAEKHIPGGPELFLHLVRTAIANERRPGIVQAYTVLSSESVTDNHPGREYFEERYTTLRREVTDAFHALCAQEGVTEPSTITTAAASILAVMDGLQLQWLLHRDVFDLGEASEFAIRSIVNGVLHPGPALESYRRD